A region of Streptomyces sp. NBC_01750 DNA encodes the following proteins:
- a CDS encoding aminopeptidase P family protein, protein MPTMPAPFTTDDYRARMARAAAAAAEAGLAGVLVAPGPDLVHLTGYRPASTERLTMLVLAAGREPVLVVPTLEAPDAEEAAGAAAFTVRDWTDGKDPYAVTAPLLDADGRFGVSDNTWAMHLLGLQRQLPGTSYTSLTEALPMLRAVKDAHELALIEAAGAAADETYHEILKVRFAGRGEAEVAADLAALLRQFGHSQVDFTVVGSGPNGANPHHEAGDRTILHGDMVVLDFGGLKHGYGSDTSRTVHVGEPTPAEQHVHDVVREAQQAGFEAVRPGVACQEIDRAAREIIEEAGYGDLFIHRTGHGIGVTTHEPPYMIEGEEQSLIPGMCFSVEPGIYLPGRFGVRIEDIVTVTEDGGRRFNNTPREMAIVE, encoded by the coding sequence ATGCCCACCATGCCCGCGCCCTTCACCACAGACGACTACCGAGCCCGGATGGCCCGCGCCGCGGCCGCCGCCGCCGAGGCGGGGCTCGCGGGAGTGCTCGTCGCGCCCGGCCCCGACCTCGTCCATCTGACCGGCTACCGGCCCGCGAGCACTGAGCGGCTCACCATGCTCGTCCTCGCCGCGGGCCGGGAACCCGTCCTCGTCGTTCCGACCCTGGAGGCGCCGGACGCCGAGGAGGCCGCCGGAGCGGCCGCGTTCACCGTGCGCGACTGGACCGACGGCAAGGACCCCTACGCCGTCACCGCTCCGCTGCTGGACGCCGACGGCCGCTTCGGAGTCAGCGACAACACCTGGGCGATGCATCTCCTCGGTCTGCAGCGGCAGCTGCCCGGGACCTCCTACACATCGCTGACCGAGGCCCTGCCCATGCTGCGGGCCGTGAAGGACGCGCACGAACTGGCCCTGATCGAGGCGGCGGGAGCCGCCGCCGACGAGACGTACCACGAAATCCTCAAGGTGCGCTTCGCCGGGCGCGGGGAGGCCGAGGTCGCGGCCGATCTCGCCGCGCTGCTCAGGCAGTTCGGACATTCGCAGGTCGACTTCACCGTCGTCGGCTCAGGACCGAACGGCGCCAATCCGCACCACGAGGCGGGCGACCGCACCATCCTCCACGGCGACATGGTCGTCCTCGACTTCGGCGGCCTCAAGCACGGCTACGGCTCCGACACCAGCCGTACCGTCCATGTCGGCGAGCCGACACCCGCCGAGCAGCACGTTCACGACGTCGTGCGGGAGGCCCAGCAGGCCGGCTTCGAGGCGGTACGGCCGGGGGTCGCCTGCCAGGAGATCGACCGGGCCGCCCGCGAGATCATCGAAGAGGCCGGGTACGGAGACCTGTTCATCCACCGCACCGGCCACGGGATCGGCGTCACCACGCACGAGCCGCCGTACATGATCGAGGGTGAGGAGCAGTCGCTGATCCCTGGCATGTGCTTCTCCGTCGAGCCGGGGATCTATCTCCCCGGCCGCTTCGGCGTCCGTATCGAGGACATCGTCACGGTCACCGAGGACGGCGGCCGCCGTTTCAACAACACCCCGCGCGAGATGGCGATCGTCGAGTAG
- the treY gene encoding malto-oligosyltrehalose synthase, whose protein sequence is MTPTATYRLQLQPDFPFSAAAAAVPYIAGLGVSHLHLSPVLEAVPGSTHGYDVVDPARVRDELGGEEGLRQLARTAREHGLGLVLDIVPNHMAAVPRHNGALWEVLREGPLSPYARWFDIDWKAGGGKVLLPVLAGRIGDELGGMRVEGDVLHYGEQRFPLRESTGKLPLPELLDAQWYRLGWWRLARTELNYRRFFTISELIGVRVEDPEVFAATHAKILELVRDGVVEGLRVDHPDGLADPETYLRLLNEATGGACWTVVEKILTGEERLPAGWPVAGTTGYDALRRIDGLFTDPAGEAELVGRYREFAGPADDRGGYWEATVRRAAYKVVTHELAAETAALTRLAERVCAADPALRDHAPWALRAAVRELLVRVPVYRPYRIGGEEALPPAAALGAKAAFAVAEEAEAVEVVRDLALGRLGEGQDHDAFRTRFAQTSSALRAKSVEDTAFYRYVPLISANEVGGDPGSPAIGPALFHAYCERLARDWPATGTVLTTHDTKRSADVRARIAVLSECPEEWADFLGRVTEEAARLEGGRAPDPHLAWVVWQTAFGLGIPSADRLSTALLKSAREAALLTSWTEPDPAYEEAVTAFAGAGPAGPPLYSVALFARELDPYVRANVLGAALVQLTMPGVPDLYQGTEREFLALVDPDNRQPFHEGPPNEKTTVTTAALRLRRERPEAFGESATYTPLQADGPAAEHCLAFCRTGEVVTAVTRLSLRLDRAGGWAGTELTLPAGRWADLLAPEREFAGGRPVPLAELFAERPVALLSRRAAGEGATTRD, encoded by the coding sequence ATGACCCCCACCGCCACATACCGGCTGCAGCTCCAGCCGGACTTCCCGTTCTCGGCCGCCGCGGCAGCGGTCCCGTACATCGCCGGGCTCGGCGTCTCGCATCTGCATCTGTCGCCGGTGCTGGAGGCCGTACCGGGGTCGACCCACGGCTATGACGTCGTCGACCCCGCCCGGGTACGGGACGAGCTGGGCGGCGAGGAGGGTCTGCGGCAGCTGGCCCGTACGGCGCGCGAACACGGTCTCGGACTCGTCCTGGACATCGTCCCGAACCATATGGCCGCGGTGCCGCGGCACAACGGGGCGCTGTGGGAGGTGCTGCGCGAGGGGCCGCTGTCCCCGTACGCCCGCTGGTTCGACATCGACTGGAAGGCGGGCGGCGGGAAGGTACTGCTGCCGGTGCTGGCGGGCCGGATCGGCGACGAGCTGGGCGGAATGCGCGTCGAAGGGGACGTACTGCACTACGGGGAGCAGCGCTTCCCGCTCCGCGAGTCCACCGGGAAGCTGCCGCTGCCCGAGCTGCTCGACGCTCAGTGGTACCGGCTCGGCTGGTGGCGGCTGGCCCGCACCGAGCTCAACTACCGCCGGTTCTTCACCATTTCGGAGCTGATCGGCGTGCGGGTGGAGGACCCGGAGGTCTTCGCCGCGACCCACGCGAAGATCCTTGAGCTGGTACGGGACGGGGTCGTGGAGGGCCTGCGGGTGGACCACCCGGACGGTCTCGCCGATCCCGAGACATATCTGCGCCTGCTCAACGAGGCGACGGGCGGGGCCTGCTGGACGGTCGTGGAGAAGATCCTCACCGGGGAGGAAAGGCTGCCGGCCGGCTGGCCGGTCGCCGGCACGACGGGCTACGACGCGCTGCGCCGTATCGACGGCCTGTTCACCGATCCGGCGGGCGAAGCCGAACTGGTCGGGCGGTACCGGGAGTTCGCGGGTCCGGCGGACGACCGCGGGGGCTACTGGGAAGCGACGGTGCGCCGCGCCGCGTACAAGGTGGTCACGCATGAACTGGCCGCCGAGACGGCGGCGCTCACCCGCCTGGCCGAGCGCGTCTGCGCCGCGGATCCGGCGCTGCGCGACCACGCGCCCTGGGCGCTGCGCGCGGCGGTCCGGGAGCTGCTGGTGCGGGTCCCCGTCTACCGTCCGTACCGCATCGGCGGCGAGGAGGCGCTGCCCCCGGCGGCGGCGCTCGGCGCGAAAGCCGCGTTCGCGGTCGCCGAGGAGGCCGAAGCCGTCGAGGTGGTGCGGGACCTGGCGCTCGGGCGGCTCGGCGAAGGCCAGGACCATGACGCGTTCCGTACCCGATTCGCCCAGACCTCGTCGGCACTGCGCGCCAAGTCCGTCGAGGACACCGCCTTCTACCGGTATGTGCCACTGATCTCGGCGAACGAGGTGGGGGGCGACCCGGGAAGCCCGGCGATCGGCCCGGCACTGTTCCATGCGTACTGCGAACGACTTGCCCGCGACTGGCCGGCCACCGGCACCGTACTGACCACGCACGACACGAAGCGCAGCGCGGATGTACGGGCCAGGATCGCCGTGCTGTCCGAATGCCCCGAGGAGTGGGCGGACTTCCTCGGACGCGTCACGGAGGAGGCGGCGCGGCTCGAGGGCGGACGCGCACCCGATCCGCATCTGGCGTGGGTGGTCTGGCAGACGGCTTTCGGGCTCGGCATCCCGTCCGCGGACAGACTGTCGACGGCGCTGCTGAAGAGCGCGCGGGAGGCGGCGCTGCTGACCAGCTGGACGGAGCCGGATCCGGCGTACGAGGAAGCGGTCACCGCTTTCGCCGGCGCGGGCCCGGCGGGCCCGCCGCTGTACTCGGTGGCGCTGTTCGCCCGTGAGCTGGATCCGTATGTACGGGCCAACGTGCTGGGAGCGGCGCTGGTGCAGCTGACGATGCCAGGCGTGCCGGACCTCTACCAGGGCACGGAGCGGGAGTTCCTCGCCCTGGTGGACCCGGACAACCGGCAGCCGTTCCACGAGGGGCCGCCGAACGAGAAGACGACGGTCACAACGGCGGCACTGCGGCTGCGCCGGGAACGCCCCGAAGCCTTCGGCGAATCGGCTACGTACACACCGCTGCAGGCGGATGGCCCCGCCGCCGAGCATTGCCTGGCCTTCTGCCGGACGGGCGAGGTGGTCACGGCGGTCACCCGGCTCTCGCTGCGGCTGGATCGGGCCGGCGGCTGGGCGGGCACGGAGCTGACGCTGCCTGCGGGCCGATGGGCCGATCTGCTCGCGCCGGAACGGGAGTTCGCGGGCGGCCGACCGGTACCGCTGGCCGAGCTGTTCGCGGAACGTCCAGTGGCGCTGCTCAGCCGGAGAGCGGCGGGAGAAGGAGCCACGACGCGCGACTGA
- a CDS encoding GNAT family N-acetyltransferase, whose amino-acid sequence MTELVIRALTPSDAHLFDSLPDLLGVGRALARATHRPDWKRVALRDGVVVARAAWWGGPDDATPVNINWFDFADGEEEAGTELLRTSPFQVEYELILPAGWREDPAALAAGEARIRAATAAGMKVLVERYQYRWTPECGLPERPRRLEFRPEPDDAVIFEVLRRVHSSTLDAHALDAIAEAGVDKAAQEELDFFHWCPSPREWWQLAYTPDGELVGIHVPARNPSGPCVGFIGVVPEHRGRGYAYDLLVECTHFLAERGAEFIAGATDQGNFPMAANFANAGHPIVHERIHFLPGSQH is encoded by the coding sequence ATGACCGAACTGGTCATCCGCGCGCTCACCCCCAGCGACGCGCATCTCTTCGACTCTCTGCCCGACCTTCTCGGTGTGGGCCGCGCGCTGGCCCGTGCCACGCACCGCCCCGACTGGAAGCGGGTCGCGCTGCGCGACGGCGTGGTCGTCGCGCGAGCCGCCTGGTGGGGCGGCCCCGACGACGCAACTCCCGTCAACATCAACTGGTTCGACTTCGCCGATGGCGAGGAGGAGGCGGGTACCGAGCTGCTGCGGACCTCGCCGTTCCAGGTCGAGTACGAACTGATCCTGCCGGCCGGCTGGCGCGAGGATCCGGCGGCCCTGGCAGCCGGTGAGGCCCGGATCCGTGCCGCGACGGCGGCCGGCATGAAGGTGCTGGTGGAGCGATACCAGTACCGCTGGACCCCGGAGTGCGGACTGCCGGAGCGGCCCCGCCGGCTGGAGTTCAGGCCGGAGCCCGACGACGCAGTGATCTTCGAGGTGCTGCGCCGGGTCCACTCCTCGACGCTCGACGCGCATGCGCTGGACGCCATCGCCGAGGCGGGCGTCGACAAGGCGGCGCAGGAGGAGCTGGACTTCTTCCACTGGTGCCCGTCGCCGCGCGAGTGGTGGCAGCTGGCCTACACACCTGACGGTGAGCTGGTCGGTATCCACGTCCCGGCCCGCAACCCGTCGGGGCCGTGCGTCGGCTTCATCGGAGTCGTACCGGAGCACCGCGGCCGAGGCTACGCGTACGACCTGCTCGTGGAGTGCACGCACTTCCTGGCCGAGCGGGGCGCGGAGTTCATCGCGGGGGCCACCGATCAGGGCAACTTCCCGATGGCGGCGAACTTCGCGAACGCGGGGCATCCGATCGTCCACGAACGGATCCACTTCCTTCCCGGTTCGCAGCATTGA
- a CDS encoding SUKH-4 family immunity protein yields MSGLRVSVRRETPADGDRLISLGSLVHDFEVVIDGRTGLLSYHEYGAGTTTPVNADVSTLAFTVWMYNRQQNMEKEHDFTQDFYHQLADTMVAVLASVDPVACLSAKNADDYRYRPEVFHDEAGGVL; encoded by the coding sequence GTGTCCGGGCTGAGGGTGAGCGTCAGGCGTGAGACACCGGCCGACGGGGACAGGCTGATCAGCCTCGGCAGTCTGGTCCACGACTTCGAGGTCGTGATCGACGGCCGTACGGGCCTCCTCTCGTACCACGAGTACGGCGCAGGCACGACGACGCCGGTCAACGCGGACGTCTCCACGCTGGCGTTCACGGTGTGGATGTACAACCGTCAGCAGAACATGGAGAAGGAGCACGACTTCACGCAGGACTTCTACCACCAGCTCGCCGACACCATGGTCGCTGTGCTCGCCTCGGTCGACCCGGTCGCCTGCCTGTCGGCGAAGAACGCCGACGACTACCGCTACCGGCCGGAGGTGTTCCACGACGAGGCGGGCGGTGTGCTCTGA
- a CDS encoding MFS transporter encodes MTTQKLHSEPRNLVGSAWISCLVLANLGLYMAFLTPIQVLLAEQIDQLDPSGKEVALGWATGVGALFAVVVNPLAGALSDRTGGRFGRRRPWILGGAVLGAVGLAVTSAQTTVISVALGWCLAQLGLNAMLAGTNAVVPDQVPVRQRAAVSGFIGIPQTLGLVVGALLVTTVVTGTVTGYLLLAALVVLCALPFVLLTRDPHVPFPARESVRLKDFWVSPRAYPDFGWAWLTRFLVMLGNAMGTLYLLYFLKDAVHYPDPDEGVLILTLLYTAGVVVTAVVGGVVSDRLGRRKALVAVGSVVMATASLLLTFWHTWPVAMGAAALLGLGFGVYIAVDQALITQVLPEAGDRAKDLGVINIANSAPQVLGPALAAPIVAYAGGYAGLYLTATVVTVLGGVLVWKIRSVP; translated from the coding sequence ATGACGACTCAAAAGCTGCACTCCGAGCCGCGGAATCTCGTCGGCAGCGCCTGGATATCCTGTCTTGTACTGGCCAACCTGGGTCTGTACATGGCGTTCCTCACGCCGATCCAGGTGCTGCTCGCCGAGCAGATCGACCAGCTCGACCCGTCCGGCAAGGAGGTCGCGCTGGGCTGGGCGACCGGAGTGGGGGCGCTGTTCGCGGTCGTCGTCAATCCGCTCGCGGGTGCGCTGTCGGACCGTACGGGCGGGCGCTTCGGGCGCCGTCGCCCGTGGATCCTGGGCGGGGCCGTGCTGGGTGCGGTGGGCCTCGCGGTCACCTCGGCGCAGACGACGGTGATCTCAGTGGCGCTCGGCTGGTGCCTGGCGCAGCTCGGTCTGAACGCCATGCTGGCCGGGACCAATGCTGTCGTGCCTGACCAGGTGCCGGTGCGTCAGCGGGCCGCGGTCTCCGGGTTCATCGGGATTCCCCAGACGCTGGGGCTGGTCGTCGGGGCGCTGCTGGTGACCACGGTGGTGACCGGGACCGTGACGGGCTATCTGCTGCTCGCGGCGCTCGTGGTGCTCTGCGCGCTGCCTTTCGTACTGCTGACCCGCGACCCTCACGTCCCTTTTCCCGCAAGGGAGTCGGTGCGTCTGAAGGACTTCTGGGTCAGCCCGCGGGCGTATCCGGATTTCGGCTGGGCCTGGCTCACTCGTTTTCTGGTGATGCTCGGGAACGCGATGGGCACGCTGTATCTGCTGTATTTCCTCAAGGACGCGGTGCATTACCCGGATCCGGACGAGGGCGTACTGATTCTGACGCTGCTCTACACGGCCGGCGTGGTGGTGACGGCGGTGGTCGGCGGGGTTGTCTCGGACCGGCTGGGCCGGCGCAAGGCGCTGGTCGCGGTCGGTTCGGTGGTGATGGCGACGGCTTCGCTGCTGCTGACGTTCTGGCACACCTGGCCGGTGGCGATGGGTGCTGCGGCGCTGCTCGGGCTCGGTTTCGGCGTGTACATCGCCGTCGACCAGGCGCTGATCACGCAGGTGCTGCCGGAGGCCGGTGACCGGGCGAAGGATCTGGGCGTCATCAACATCGCCAATTCGGCGCCGCAGGTCCTCGGCCCCGCGCTGGCCGCGCCGATCGTGGCGTACGCGGGCGGGTACGCCGGGCTGTATCTGACGGCGACCGTGGTCACCGTCCTCGGCGGTGTGCTGGTGTGGAAGATCCGTTCAGTGCCCTGA
- a CDS encoding DUF1707 and FHA domain-containing protein, with translation MTSSFEFHTYPARLSDAERDRVLGVLREGAAQGKLSHDTFLHRMELALAARRSDELRALTADLDTESRWSRRLYGAVGRISAFSVRLRRAWQAEKLPPLLLPEPGPYPLRIGRDPANGLRLSHDTVSRLHAELSHQGSLWILRDLGSTNGTTVNGRRVTGSVVVHDGDMVGFGRMSFRLAAR, from the coding sequence GTGACGTCCTCCTTCGAGTTCCACACGTATCCCGCTCGGCTCTCGGATGCCGAGCGCGACCGTGTCCTCGGTGTGCTCAGAGAGGGCGCGGCGCAGGGCAAGCTGTCGCACGACACCTTCCTGCACCGTATGGAGCTGGCCCTCGCCGCTCGCCGCTCCGACGAACTGCGGGCGCTCACCGCCGACCTCGACACCGAGAGCCGTTGGTCACGGCGGCTGTACGGCGCGGTGGGCCGGATATCGGCGTTCTCGGTACGGCTGCGCAGGGCCTGGCAGGCCGAGAAACTGCCGCCACTGCTGCTGCCCGAACCTGGCCCGTACCCCCTGCGGATAGGCCGCGACCCGGCGAACGGGCTGCGGCTGAGCCATGACACGGTCTCGCGACTGCACGCCGAACTGAGCCACCAGGGCAGTCTGTGGATCCTGCGCGACCTCGGTTCGACCAACGGCACCACCGTCAACGGACGGCGGGTGACCGGCTCCGTCGTCGTGCACGACGGGGACATGGTGGGCTTCGGACGGATGAGTTTCCGCCTCGCCGCACGCTGA
- a CDS encoding VOC family protein yields the protein MSFIALVTLVVRDYDEAIAFYTDALGFELVEDTDRGDGSRWVVVRPRGTGHGSALLLARAKDDVQRASVGAQTGGRVGFFLHTEDFAADHARMTAAGVRFLEEPRHETYGSVAVFEDLYGNRWDLLQPK from the coding sequence ATGTCGTTCATCGCCCTGGTCACCCTCGTCGTCCGCGACTACGACGAGGCCATCGCCTTCTACACGGACGCCCTCGGCTTCGAACTGGTCGAGGACACCGACCGCGGGGACGGCAGCCGCTGGGTGGTGGTCCGCCCGCGCGGTACCGGCCATGGCTCGGCACTGCTGCTGGCCCGCGCCAAGGACGACGTCCAGCGCGCGAGCGTCGGCGCGCAGACGGGTGGGCGGGTCGGCTTCTTCCTGCACACCGAGGACTTCGCGGCCGACCACGCGCGGATGACGGCGGCGGGCGTGCGCTTCCTGGAGGAGCCGCGACACGAGACGTACGGCTCGGTCGCGGTCTTCGAGGACCTGTACGGCAACCGCTGGGACCTGCTGCAGCCCAAGTAG
- a CDS encoding GH1 family beta-glucosidase, which produces MSTPLPPLPAFPPGFLWGASASAFQTEGAADADGKGPSGWDAFAAQGRIKDGADASRGTGFHARYREDVALLAGLGADGFRFSVSWPRVVPGGSGPVNAAGLDFYDRLVDELCAHGITPAPTLYHWDTPLPLDEAGGWLNRDTAFRFAEYASVVAERLADRVPMWITINEPAEVTLLGYALGEHAPGKQLLFDALPAAHHQLLAHGLAVQALRAAGAANIGLAVSHSPVRTAGISEEDRFGAELYDTITNWMFADPILTGSYPDENFAALMPGPVAEDLAVIAAPLDWYGVNYYHPMLVGAPAKDALGDFAGVGMPAELPFGLRDIECEQRTDFGWPVVPDGLRELLVLLKDRFGDRLPPLFITENGCSYDGLDDQRRIDFLDAHLRSLHEAIDAGVDVRGYFTWSLTDNIEWVQGASQHFGLVHIDYETLERTPKASYAWYREAIAAQKPAARKAGSGH; this is translated from the coding sequence ATGTCGACGCCGCTGCCGCCGCTGCCCGCCTTCCCGCCCGGTTTCCTCTGGGGCGCGTCCGCCTCCGCCTTCCAGACCGAAGGGGCCGCCGACGCCGACGGCAAGGGACCCTCGGGCTGGGACGCCTTCGCCGCCCAGGGCCGGATCAAGGACGGCGCCGATGCCTCGCGGGGCACCGGCTTCCACGCGCGCTATCGCGAGGACGTCGCCCTGCTCGCCGGCCTCGGCGCGGACGGCTTCCGCTTCTCGGTCAGCTGGCCGCGCGTCGTCCCCGGCGGCAGCGGACCTGTCAATGCCGCGGGGCTCGACTTCTACGACCGTCTCGTCGACGAACTGTGCGCTCACGGCATCACGCCCGCGCCCACCCTCTACCACTGGGACACCCCGCTCCCGCTCGATGAAGCGGGCGGCTGGCTGAACCGGGACACGGCGTTCCGCTTCGCCGAGTACGCCTCCGTCGTCGCCGAGCGGCTCGCCGACCGCGTACCGATGTGGATCACCATCAACGAACCGGCCGAGGTCACCCTGCTCGGCTACGCGCTCGGCGAGCACGCGCCCGGCAAGCAGCTCCTTTTCGACGCGCTGCCCGCCGCCCACCACCAGCTGCTCGCCCATGGCCTCGCGGTCCAGGCGCTGCGCGCGGCGGGCGCCGCGAACATCGGCCTCGCCGTTTCCCACTCGCCCGTACGGACCGCGGGGATCAGCGAGGAGGACCGGTTCGGCGCGGAGCTGTACGACACGATCACCAACTGGATGTTCGCCGACCCGATCCTCACCGGCAGCTATCCCGATGAGAATTTCGCCGCCCTGATGCCGGGCCCGGTCGCCGAAGACCTCGCCGTCATCGCCGCACCGCTGGACTGGTACGGCGTGAACTACTACCACCCGATGCTCGTCGGCGCGCCCGCCAAGGACGCGCTCGGTGACTTCGCCGGCGTCGGCATGCCCGCCGAACTCCCCTTCGGGCTACGGGACATCGAGTGCGAGCAGCGCACCGATTTCGGCTGGCCGGTCGTTCCCGACGGGCTGCGAGAGCTGCTCGTGCTCCTCAAGGACCGGTTCGGCGACAGGCTGCCGCCGCTGTTCATCACCGAGAACGGCTGCTCGTACGACGGTCTCGACGACCAGCGCCGTATCGACTTCCTCGACGCCCATCTCCGCTCACTGCACGAGGCGATCGACGCGGGAGTCGACGTACGCGGCTACTTCACCTGGTCGCTCACCGACAACATCGAATGGGTCCAGGGCGCGTCCCAGCACTTTGGTCTCGTCCACATCGACTACGAGACGCTGGAGCGCACACCGAAGGCCTCGTACGCCTGGTACCGGGAGGCCATCGCCGCGCAGAAGCCCGCCGCCCGGAAGGCGGGTTCAGGGCACTGA
- the treZ gene encoding malto-oligosyltrehalose trehalohydrolase encodes MEVASTTRGPPVLFEVWAPQADRVVLWLAGEERPMGRAEGRAGWWSAEAEAGEGARYGFALDGGPVLPDPRSRRQPDGPDAMSAVVDQSAYAWRNDWAGRGLGGAVLYELHIGTYTREGTLDAAAERLGELAELGVTHIELMPLCPFPGVHGWGYEGVSPWAVHEPYGGPEALKRFVDTAHGRGLGVVLDVVHNHLGPSGNHLPSFGPYFTDTHHTPWGSAVNLDAPGSDEVRAYLLGSALAWLRDFRLDGLRLDAVHALADTRALTFLEELSAAVDALSDELGRPLFLVAESDLCDPRTTAPREAGGLGLHAQWNDDFHHALHTALTGEAQGYYADFAVAPLAAIGKTLTHGFFHDGTYSSFRGRTHGRSVDVTRTAAHRFLGYAQTHDQIGNRALGDRLSAGLSPGLLACAAVLVLTGPFTPMLFMGEEWGARTPWQFFTDHTDPELAEAVRSGRRREFAAHGWAEDEIPDPQAPSTRERSCLDRSEREREPHARLLAWHRELIALRRAQPDLTDPDLAAVKVAYDEEARWLAYRRGDLRIAVNLAKEPAAIPLGGGGRVLAAWGTVQEPGTDGVLHLPPQSCVVLADG; translated from the coding sequence ATGGAGGTCGCATCGACGACGAGGGGACCTCCAGTGCTGTTCGAGGTGTGGGCGCCGCAGGCCGACCGGGTCGTACTGTGGCTGGCGGGCGAGGAGCGTCCGATGGGGCGCGCCGAAGGGCGTGCGGGCTGGTGGAGCGCCGAGGCCGAGGCGGGCGAAGGCGCCAGGTACGGCTTCGCGCTGGACGGCGGGCCCGTGCTGCCCGATCCGCGCTCTCGCCGCCAGCCGGACGGCCCGGACGCCATGAGTGCCGTGGTCGACCAGAGCGCCTACGCCTGGCGGAACGACTGGGCGGGGCGTGGGCTCGGCGGCGCGGTCCTGTACGAGCTGCACATCGGTACGTACACCCGCGAGGGCACCCTGGACGCGGCGGCCGAACGGCTCGGCGAGCTGGCCGAGTTGGGGGTCACCCATATCGAGCTGATGCCGCTGTGTCCCTTTCCCGGCGTGCACGGCTGGGGCTACGAGGGTGTCTCGCCGTGGGCGGTGCACGAGCCGTACGGCGGCCCCGAGGCGCTGAAGCGCTTTGTCGACACCGCGCACGGCCGTGGTCTCGGGGTGGTGCTGGACGTGGTCCACAACCATCTGGGCCCGTCCGGCAACCACCTGCCGTCCTTCGGCCCGTACTTCACCGACACCCACCACACCCCGTGGGGCTCGGCGGTCAACCTCGATGCCCCGGGCTCCGACGAGGTCCGCGCGTATCTGCTGGGCAGCGCGCTGGCGTGGCTGCGCGACTTCCGGCTCGACGGACTGCGTCTCGATGCGGTGCACGCCCTCGCCGACACGCGTGCGCTGACCTTCCTCGAGGAGCTCTCCGCCGCCGTCGATGCCCTCTCGGACGAGCTCGGCCGTCCGCTCTTCCTGGTCGCCGAGTCGGATCTGTGCGACCCGCGCACGACGGCGCCGCGCGAGGCGGGCGGCCTGGGACTGCACGCACAGTGGAACGACGACTTCCACCACGCCCTGCACACTGCCCTGACCGGTGAGGCCCAGGGCTACTACGCCGACTTCGCCGTCGCTCCGCTGGCGGCGATCGGCAAGACCCTCACCCACGGCTTCTTCCACGACGGTACGTACTCGAGCTTCCGGGGTCGTACGCACGGCCGCTCCGTCGACGTGACGCGAACCGCCGCACACCGCTTCCTCGGCTATGCCCAGACGCACGACCAGATCGGCAACCGGGCACTGGGCGACCGGCTCTCGGCCGGCCTCTCCCCCGGGCTGCTGGCGTGCGCGGCCGTACTGGTACTGACCGGGCCGTTCACACCGATGCTGTTCATGGGCGAGGAGTGGGGCGCCCGCACGCCCTGGCAGTTCTTCACCGACCACACCGACCCGGAGCTGGCCGAGGCCGTACGCAGCGGCAGACGGCGGGAGTTCGCGGCGCACGGCTGGGCGGAGGACGAGATCCCCGACCCGCAGGCGCCGTCGACCAGGGAGCGCTCCTGCCTGGACAGGTCCGAGCGGGAGCGGGAGCCGCACGCCCGGCTGCTGGCCTGGCACCGCGAGCTGATCGCGCTGCGCCGCGCACAGCCGGACCTGACGGATCCGGACCTGGCGGCGGTGAAGGTGGCGTACGACGAGGAGGCTCGCTGGCTGGCGTACCGGCGCGGCGATCTGCGGATCGCGGTCAATCTGGCCAAGGAGCCGGCCGCGATCCCGCTGGGCGGCGGCGGCCGGGTGCTGGCCGCCTGGGGAACTGTCCAAGAACCGGGCACGGACGGCGTATTGCACCTGCCGCCGCAGTCCTGTGTCGTCCTGGCCGACGGCTGA
- a CDS encoding nucleoside/nucleotide kinase family protein encodes MHAPPPPTYPPHILFRARALAAQGRRVVLGIAGAPGAGKTTLAAHLVDSLDGLAVLVPMDGFHLAQAELRRLGRAERKGAPDTFDAAGYAALLARLRAPAPGATVYAPAFDRALEEAVAGSIPVDPDIPLVVTEGNYLLHDEGPWAQVRPLLDEAWYLEIDDAVRVRRLVDRHVRFGKPRPYAERWVRDSDERNARLVARGRDRADFVVTQSW; translated from the coding sequence ATGCATGCGCCGCCGCCCCCGACGTACCCGCCACACATTCTGTTCCGCGCCCGAGCCCTGGCCGCCCAGGGGCGCCGCGTCGTCCTGGGCATCGCGGGGGCCCCGGGCGCCGGGAAGACGACCCTCGCCGCCCATCTCGTCGACTCCCTCGACGGCCTCGCCGTCCTCGTCCCCATGGACGGCTTCCACCTGGCCCAGGCCGAACTCCGGCGCCTCGGCCGCGCGGAGCGCAAGGGTGCGCCGGATACCTTCGACGCGGCGGGATACGCCGCCCTGCTCGCTCGGCTGCGCGCCCCCGCCCCGGGCGCGACGGTCTACGCCCCCGCCTTCGACCGAGCCCTGGAGGAAGCGGTGGCCGGCAGCATCCCGGTCGACCCTGACATCCCTCTCGTCGTCACCGAGGGCAACTATCTGCTCCACGACGAAGGCCCCTGGGCACAGGTGCGGCCGCTCCTCGACGAGGCCTGGTACCTGGAGATCGACGACGCCGTACGTGTACGCCGACTGGTCGACCGGCATGTGCGGTTCGGCAAGCCGCGGCCGTATGCCGAGCGCTGGGTCCGGGACTCGGACGAGCGCAACGCCCGGCTGGTCGCCCGCGGCCGCGACCGCGCCGACTTCGTGGTCACACAGTCGTGGTAG